Proteins co-encoded in one Pseudomonas beijingensis genomic window:
- a CDS encoding substrate-binding periplasmic protein — protein sequence MGVSRALLLLLCLGACVGAGAAESAPLPDKVRAASEEWADYTQADGQGMGWDILRAVFEPEGIKLEIRSVPYTRSIGLVQRGEVDVQVGAYRDESEGVLYPKWHYDVDHIYALGLASKPTPTLATIGSYRLVWMRGYEYNNYLPNIRRFNEIHRSVGILPMLIHERADFYIDASMEIEEVLAKAEDPKQFKLSPLINLPLYLGFANNENGRTLRALFDRRMEVLVKGGQLKPIFEHWKQPYPFDEHGKPPKP from the coding sequence ATGGGCGTAAGCCGCGCACTACTGCTGTTGCTGTGTTTAGGGGCCTGTGTGGGGGCAGGGGCGGCCGAGTCGGCGCCATTGCCCGATAAGGTCCGCGCGGCCAGCGAGGAGTGGGCCGATTACACCCAGGCCGATGGCCAGGGCATGGGCTGGGACATCTTGCGCGCGGTGTTCGAGCCTGAAGGCATCAAGCTGGAAATCCGCAGCGTGCCCTACACCCGCTCGATCGGGTTGGTGCAGCGCGGCGAGGTCGATGTGCAGGTCGGCGCCTATCGGGATGAGTCCGAAGGCGTGCTCTACCCGAAGTGGCACTACGACGTCGATCACATCTATGCCCTGGGGCTGGCCTCCAAACCGACGCCCACCCTGGCGACGATTGGCAGCTATCGGCTGGTATGGATGCGCGGGTACGAATACAACAACTACCTGCCCAACATCCGGCGTTTCAATGAGATCCACCGGTCGGTGGGGATCTTGCCGATGCTGATTCATGAGCGAGCGGATTTTTACATCGATGCGTCAATGGAAATCGAGGAAGTGCTGGCCAAGGCCGAGGATCCCAAGCAATTCAAGCTCTCGCCGCTGATCAACTTGCCGCTGTACCTGGGCTTCGCCAACAATGAAAACGGGCGTACGTTGCGTGCACTGTTCGACCGACGCATGGAAGTGCTGGTGAAGGGCGGTCAGTTGAAACCGATTTTCGAACACTGGAAGCAACCCTATCCCTTTGATGAGCACGGCAAGCCACCGAAGCCGTAA
- the thiL gene encoding thiamine-phosphate kinase: protein MGEFELIRNYFAAAPCAQGGEGVALGIGDDCALLAVPPGEQLAVSTDTLVAGVHFPDPCDPFLLGQRSLAVAVSDLAAMGAKPLAFTLALTLPTVTADWLQAYACGLNQMAQACGVALVGGDTTRGPLSLTLTVFGHVPSGQALTRSGAQPGDLLCVGGELGNAAGALPLVLGQRRAEPALAESLLAHYWSPRPQVALGLALRGKASAAMDISDGLLADCGHIALASGVALQVERDRLPLSNALVTFFGRTEATQAALSGGDDYVLLFAVPPSRLSALQAEGWPIHVIGSVLAGQGVTLVDSGGHDITPQIRGYQHFRETP from the coding sequence ATGGGTGAGTTCGAGCTGATCCGTAATTACTTCGCCGCCGCGCCGTGCGCGCAGGGCGGCGAGGGCGTTGCACTGGGGATCGGCGACGACTGTGCCCTGCTGGCCGTTCCTCCGGGGGAACAGTTGGCGGTCTCCACCGACACGCTCGTGGCCGGTGTGCATTTTCCAGACCCGTGCGACCCGTTCCTGCTCGGCCAGCGCTCGCTGGCCGTGGCGGTCAGCGACCTGGCCGCCATGGGCGCCAAGCCTTTGGCCTTTACCCTTGCCCTGACCTTGCCGACGGTGACCGCCGATTGGCTGCAAGCCTATGCCTGCGGTTTGAACCAGATGGCCCAGGCCTGTGGCGTGGCGCTGGTGGGAGGGGACACCACCCGTGGGCCGCTGAGCCTGACCCTGACCGTGTTCGGCCATGTGCCGTCCGGCCAGGCCCTGACCCGCAGCGGCGCGCAACCCGGCGACCTGCTGTGTGTCGGCGGCGAGCTGGGCAATGCCGCCGGTGCCTTGCCGTTGGTGCTCGGCCAGCGTCGCGCCGAACCTGCGCTTGCCGAATCGCTGCTGGCTCATTATTGGTCGCCGCGACCCCAAGTCGCCTTGGGCCTGGCGTTGCGGGGCAAGGCCAGCGCGGCGATGGACATTTCCGATGGCCTGCTGGCTGATTGCGGGCATATCGCCTTGGCGTCCGGGGTGGCATTACAGGTTGAACGTGACCGACTGCCGCTGTCCAACGCTCTGGTAACGTTTTTTGGTCGTACGGAGGCCACGCAGGCCGCCCTGAGCGGCGGTGACGATTACGTGCTGTTGTTCGCCGTGCCACCGAGCCGATTGTCGGCGTTGCAGGCCGAAGGCTGGCCGATCCACGTGATCGGCAGCGTGCTGGCCGGGCAGGGCGTCACGCTGGTCGACAGCGGCGGGCACGACATCACCCCGCAAATACGGGGCTATCAACATTTTCGGGAGACACCGTGA
- the ribA gene encoding GTP cyclohydrolase II, producing the protein MPVVFVAASKLPTPFAQFTMHGFLDEATGREHVVLSLGDFADGSPVLGRLHSECLTGDALFSQRCDCGSQLEAALQAIAREGRGVLLYLRQEGRGIGLLNKIRAYELQDGGADTVEANERLGFAADLRDYSICLPMLEHLGVKSLRLMTNNPRKVKALTDMGIVVAERVPLHTGHNPHNKLYLATKASKLDHMMGNEHQGEVDRA; encoded by the coding sequence GTGCCTGTCGTTTTTGTTGCCGCTTCCAAGCTGCCAACGCCCTTTGCGCAATTCACCATGCATGGTTTTCTCGATGAAGCCACCGGCCGCGAGCACGTCGTGTTGAGCCTGGGTGATTTCGCCGACGGTAGCCCGGTACTCGGCCGCCTGCATTCCGAATGCCTGACCGGCGACGCCCTGTTCAGCCAGCGCTGCGATTGCGGTTCGCAACTCGAGGCCGCGCTGCAGGCCATCGCTCGCGAAGGCCGTGGCGTGTTGCTGTACCTACGCCAAGAAGGCCGTGGCATTGGCCTGCTGAACAAGATCCGCGCCTATGAGCTGCAAGATGGCGGCGCCGATACCGTGGAAGCCAACGAACGCCTGGGCTTTGCCGCCGACCTGCGTGACTACAGCATCTGCCTGCCGATGCTGGAGCATCTGGGCGTGAAGTCGTTGCGCTTGATGACCAACAATCCACGCAAGGTCAAGGCGTTGACCGACATGGGCATCGTGGTGGCCGAGCGTGTGCCGCTGCACACCGGTCACAACCCCCACAACAAACTCTACCTGGCGACCAAGGCCAGCAAGCTCGACCACATGATGGGTAACGAGCACCAAGGCGAGGTTGACCGGGCGTGA
- a CDS encoding phosphatidylglycerophosphatase A family protein, with the protein MTDHPNQVPAEFVPPSVWRNPWHFLAFGFGSGTLPKAPGTWGSLVALPFIPLWQMLPDWGYWLMLGITMLFGFWLCGKVADDLRVHDHEGIVWDEMVGMWITLWLVPEGWYWLLTGFLVFRFFDILKPWPIRWIDRHVHGGVGIMLDDVLAGVFAWLAMQGLVWSFT; encoded by the coding sequence GTGACAGATCATCCCAACCAGGTCCCGGCAGAGTTCGTTCCGCCTTCGGTCTGGCGCAATCCTTGGCATTTCCTGGCATTTGGCTTCGGTTCGGGCACTTTGCCGAAAGCACCGGGCACCTGGGGCTCGCTGGTTGCGCTACCCTTCATACCGTTGTGGCAGATGTTGCCGGACTGGGGCTACTGGTTGATGCTCGGCATCACCATGCTGTTTGGCTTCTGGCTGTGTGGCAAAGTGGCGGACGACCTGCGGGTGCACGATCATGAAGGCATCGTCTGGGACGAAATGGTCGGCATGTGGATCACCTTGTGGCTGGTACCGGAAGGTTGGTATTGGTTGCTGACGGGTTTTCTGGTGTTCCGTTTCTTCGATATCCTCAAGCCATGGCCGATCCGCTGGATCGACCGGCATGTGCACGGAGGTGTCGGAATCATGCTCGATGATGTATTGGCCGGGGTTTTCGCCTGGCTGGCAATGCAAGGATTGGTGTGGAGTTTCACCTGA
- a CDS encoding MFS transporter, translating into MTRGQVRRRLSVSWWKYLALALLPLFVINAVFGQGEAILPVLAMPLFIAGVASMFVSLRFFGPYKQALIATQKALDTPEEPQAWIDLAARRRAAFLVAGLPAWVGALAVFVGLEAVPLMLLALSTTVLFYLYRIPRQLG; encoded by the coding sequence GTGACGCGCGGTCAGGTCCGGCGGCGGCTGTCGGTCAGTTGGTGGAAATACCTGGCCCTGGCCTTGCTGCCACTGTTTGTGATCAATGCGGTGTTCGGCCAGGGCGAAGCGATTCTGCCGGTGCTGGCGATGCCGTTGTTCATTGCTGGCGTGGCATCGATGTTTGTCAGCCTGCGATTCTTCGGGCCGTATAAACAGGCCTTGATCGCCACCCAGAAAGCCCTCGACACCCCCGAAGAACCACAGGCCTGGATCGACCTGGCGGCCCGTCGCCGCGCCGCCTTCCTGGTGGCTGGGCTGCCGGCCTGGGTCGGCGCCCTGGCGGTGTTCGTGGGCCTGGAAGCGGTGCCGTTGATGCTGCTGGCGTTGTCGACCACCGTGTTGTTCTACCTGTACCGCATCCCGCGTCAACTCGGCTGA
- a CDS encoding cobalamin-binding protein, with product MSRWLAVLLLAVSASTMATTRVVSLAPSLSEIVVELGSADLLVGVLDGGDRPPALKDLPSVGRYGQLDMERLLSLKPDLLLLWPGSVGPAQREQLNGLGIPIHVAEPRSLDQLITQIEAIANQLGRPDRGMQRAAQLRVRLEALRQRYRRDPLLPVFYQVWDRPLYTVGGGQIISDALTVCGARNVFADLSLPAPQVSVEAVLQRNPQVILATEQAQLDAWKAWPVAQGRLLLVNDKGLERPSGQMIEATARLCELIAPDR from the coding sequence ATGAGCCGCTGGCTGGCGGTCTTGCTGCTGGCCGTCAGCGCCTCGACGATGGCGACCACGCGGGTGGTCAGTCTCGCACCGTCGCTGTCGGAGATCGTCGTTGAACTGGGTTCCGCCGACCTGTTGGTGGGTGTGCTGGATGGCGGTGATCGCCCGCCGGCGCTCAAGGACCTGCCCTCGGTAGGCCGTTACGGGCAACTGGACATGGAGCGCTTGCTCAGCCTCAAGCCCGATCTGCTCCTGCTCTGGCCTGGCAGCGTCGGCCCGGCCCAGCGCGAGCAACTCAACGGCCTGGGCATCCCCATCCATGTCGCCGAGCCCCGCAGCCTCGACCAACTCATTACCCAAATCGAAGCCATCGCCAACCAGCTCGGCCGCCCGGACCGGGGCATGCAACGAGCGGCGCAGTTGCGCGTGCGGCTTGAGGCGTTACGCCAGCGCTATCGACGGGACCCGCTGTTGCCGGTGTTCTACCAGGTCTGGGACCGGCCGCTGTACACCGTTGGTGGCGGGCAGATCATCAGCGATGCGCTGACGGTGTGCGGGGCGCGCAACGTTTTTGCCGACCTGAGCCTGCCGGCACCGCAGGTGAGTGTGGAAGCGGTGCTGCAACGCAACCCGCAAGTCATCCTGGCCACGGAACAAGCGCAGCTCGATGCCTGGAAAGCCTGGCCGGTGGCGCAGGGGCGGTTGTTGTTGGTCAATGACAAGGGCCTGGAGCGGCCCAGCGGGCAGATGATCGAGGCCACGGCACGGTTGTGCGAGTTGATTGCGCCAGACAGGTAG